One genomic region from Candidatus Xiphinematobacter sp. encodes:
- a CDS encoding RNA-binding protein: MNKRLYVGNLSYDTSEDKLRAAFEKFGTVTDVKIMQDRNTSQPRGFGFVTMSTQSEGEAAINGLNGADLDGRNLTVNEARPLENRSPSGGGNTRRFSKSRRF; encoded by the coding sequence ATGAATAAGAGACTCTATGTGGGAAATCTTTCCTACGACACATCGGAAGATAAGTTGCGCGCGGCTTTCGAGAAATTCGGGACAGTGACGGATGTGAAGATTATGCAAGATCGGAACACTAGTCAGCCTCGCGGGTTTGGTTTTGTTACGATGTCTACCCAAAGCGAGGGCGAGGCCGCCATTAACGGGCTTAATGGTGCAGATCTGGATGGGCGTAACTTGACCGTCAATGAGGCCCGTCCCTTGGAAAATCGCTCGCCGAGTGGCGGAGGGAATACTAGGCGTTTTAGCAAGTCTCGTCGCTTCTAG
- a CDS encoding methionine--tRNA ligase, with product MTKAVSPRPFTLTAAIDYANADPHVGHAYEKILADVIARFQRLCGRDVFFVTGVDQHGQKVEQAAKRLGMDVRSFVDHIAIRFRTLWETLGITYDCWATTTHSLHQQVVCKVLRQLFSAGDLYKSTYRGFYSIRQEHFLTDKDRDETGEFGPEWGEVIFLEEGNWYFRLNKYLPWLSEFMATHSEFVTPAFRRTEIAHAIQHWRQDLCISRPRSRLSWGIALPFDPEFVTYVWFDALINYLSFTGYLSEDPKEEEEFQQRWPALHILGKDIMIPAHAVYWPIMVHAMGFPDQQIPQLLVHGWWNSGGAKVSKSTGNTIDPSALVSRYGAAALRYYLMRDIATGRDAAFSEERLILLHNTELANGLGNLLNRTLSMVNLYLGGSLHPVVPSHVSNTLREENRRSASEYLLRMQSFQIDRAITAIMDIVSRSNAFIEACSPWALHRNQKQKTRLVEVLTTLHESSRLSASLLAPILPRESAVMLKQLGIEAVSFSHPDPTLRTSLEVRPPEPVFPKLP from the coding sequence GTGACAAAAGCAGTGAGTCCAAGGCCATTCACTTTAACTGCTGCTATTGACTATGCTAATGCCGATCCTCATGTTGGGCATGCATACGAAAAAATCCTTGCCGATGTAATCGCTCGCTTTCAACGTCTCTGCGGCCGCGATGTGTTTTTTGTGACCGGTGTGGATCAACATGGCCAAAAGGTCGAGCAGGCCGCCAAAAGACTCGGGATGGATGTTCGGAGTTTTGTCGACCACATCGCTATCAGGTTCCGCACGCTTTGGGAAACCTTGGGGATTACGTACGATTGCTGGGCAACAACCACCCACTCATTGCATCAACAAGTAGTTTGCAAAGTCCTTCGGCAGCTTTTCAGCGCTGGAGATCTCTATAAGTCCACCTATCGCGGTTTTTACAGTATAAGACAGGAACACTTCCTAACGGATAAGGATCGAGACGAAACCGGTGAGTTTGGACCAGAGTGGGGAGAGGTCATTTTCTTGGAGGAGGGAAACTGGTATTTCCGCCTTAATAAGTACTTACCTTGGCTTTCAGAATTTATGGCAACCCACTCAGAATTTGTAACCCCAGCCTTTCGGAGGACAGAGATTGCCCATGCCATCCAACATTGGAGGCAGGATTTATGCATATCCAGGCCGCGCTCTCGGCTATCATGGGGGATTGCACTTCCTTTTGATCCAGAATTTGTGACCTATGTTTGGTTCGATGCACTGATCAACTATCTAAGCTTTACAGGCTATCTTTCCGAAGATCCTAAAGAGGAGGAGGAATTCCAGCAGCGCTGGCCCGCGCTACACATCCTTGGAAAGGACATTATGATACCGGCGCATGCTGTTTACTGGCCCATTATGGTTCATGCTATGGGATTTCCCGATCAACAAATTCCCCAACTACTTGTTCATGGCTGGTGGAATTCTGGTGGGGCGAAGGTAAGCAAGAGCACCGGGAACACAATAGACCCTTCTGCGCTTGTGTCTCGATACGGAGCGGCGGCACTTCGGTACTATCTCATGCGGGACATCGCTACTGGTCGAGATGCCGCCTTCAGTGAGGAAAGGCTGATTCTTCTCCACAACACAGAACTGGCAAACGGTTTGGGGAATCTTCTCAATAGAACATTAAGCATGGTCAATCTTTATCTCGGAGGCTCTCTCCATCCAGTAGTCCCATCCCATGTTTCGAACACCCTGCGCGAGGAAAATAGACGCTCCGCATCTGAGTACTTGCTTCGCATGCAATCCTTCCAGATTGACCGTGCAATTACAGCGATCATGGATATCGTTTCCCGCTCTAACGCATTTATTGAGGCCTGTTCCCCTTGGGCACTCCACAGGAATCAAAAACAGAAGACGAGACTAGTAGAGGTACTCACAACTCTCCACGAGAGCTCGCGACTTTCCGCTAGCTTGCTCGCGCCTATCCTGCCAAGGGAGTCTGCCGTCATGCTGAAGCAGTTGGGGATCGAAGCTGTCAGCTTCTCCCATCCCGACCCCACCCTCCGTACCTCACTGGAGGTGCGGCCACCGGAGCCGGTCTTCCCAAAATTACCCTAG
- a CDS encoding class I mannose-6-phosphate isomerase, which yields MYSGNPLIFEPLPVKRVWGGGKLNAYGKVIPYGTSVGELWEVVDRREAQSVVRYGLLKGETLNALWQGHREEIFGAHLVNSPSPRFPILCKLLDVRECLSVQVHPPERVAKALNGESKTEVWYFLETASGAKVYAGLKKGTSKRSFELLLAMGHIEEALHKLPVETGNSLFIPSGRLHAARGGVIVEIQQNSDTTFRLYDWDRRGLDGLPRRLHIHESLASINFLDFEPRLQPSGQAVIASCPFFHVDFLEIARPMQAHYEKKFSIYVVVKGSISCGGSSFTAGQFFFVPAQASEISILPIVGGSCVLKTTLP from the coding sequence ATGTACTCGGGAAATCCCTTAATTTTCGAGCCGCTTCCAGTAAAACGCGTATGGGGGGGGGGGAAACTAAATGCCTACGGCAAAGTTATTCCCTATGGGACTTCTGTTGGGGAGCTATGGGAAGTGGTAGACCGCAGAGAAGCCCAAAGCGTGGTACGTTACGGTCTACTAAAAGGGGAGACGCTAAATGCCCTTTGGCAGGGCCATAGGGAGGAGATTTTTGGAGCACACCTTGTGAACTCTCCTTCCCCTCGCTTTCCGATTCTTTGCAAACTTCTAGACGTTCGGGAGTGCCTTTCGGTACAGGTGCACCCCCCAGAAAGGGTTGCTAAGGCGCTAAATGGAGAGTCTAAGACCGAAGTTTGGTATTTTCTGGAAACCGCTTCCGGAGCGAAAGTCTACGCAGGACTCAAAAAAGGTACATCGAAACGGTCCTTTGAGTTGCTTTTGGCCATGGGGCATATAGAAGAAGCCTTACATAAACTCCCCGTAGAAACAGGCAACTCGCTTTTTATTCCAAGCGGGAGACTACACGCTGCGAGGGGGGGCGTCATTGTAGAAATTCAGCAGAACAGCGATACCACCTTCCGACTCTATGATTGGGATCGACGTGGACTTGATGGCCTTCCGCGTCGTTTGCACATTCATGAGTCACTTGCATCAATCAATTTTTTAGATTTTGAGCCAAGGCTGCAGCCCTCCGGACAGGCTGTAATTGCCAGCTGCCCGTTTTTCCATGTCGATTTTCTAGAGATTGCTAGACCAATGCAGGCTCACTATGAAAAAAAGTTTTCCATTTACGTAGTGGTCAAAGGAAGTATCTCTTGCGGGGGAAGTAGCTTCACTGCTGGTCAATTTTTCTTTGTGCCCGCACAGGCTTCCGAAATATCTATCCTTCCTATTGTTGGAGGATCCTGTGTCTTAAAAACCACCCTTCCATAA
- the trmD gene encoding tRNA (guanosine(37)-N1)-methyltransferase TrmD has protein sequence MKIQILTLFPDACEGILSQGILGRARRCRSIEIQALDLRRWAVGKHRVTDEAPYGGGPGMVMKIEPYASALADLCRPHTRTVLMSAQGRRFQHAIAYEYSLEKEIILLCGHYEGVDQRVADHLVDDAISIGDYVLTSGVLPALVFVDAVVRLIPGVLGNADSAGQESFIAGLLDYPSYTRPEMFQGWRVPPVLLSGDHAEIRKWRAVTALELTRQRRPDLLGLPLGMAGKEAGKECPLG, from the coding sequence GTGAAAATCCAAATTTTAACGCTTTTCCCAGACGCATGTGAGGGGATACTGTCCCAAGGTATTCTGGGTCGTGCAAGGAGGTGTAGGTCGATAGAAATTCAAGCCTTAGATCTAAGGCGGTGGGCCGTTGGCAAACATCGTGTCACGGATGAAGCACCATACGGTGGCGGTCCGGGGATGGTGATGAAAATAGAACCCTACGCCAGTGCTTTGGCTGACCTATGTAGACCTCATACTCGCACAGTATTGATGTCTGCCCAGGGACGACGTTTTCAGCACGCCATTGCTTATGAGTATTCTTTGGAAAAGGAGATTATTTTATTATGTGGTCACTATGAAGGAGTGGACCAACGTGTCGCCGACCACTTGGTGGATGATGCAATTTCCATAGGAGACTATGTTCTAACTAGTGGTGTTCTCCCAGCATTGGTGTTTGTGGATGCAGTAGTCCGCCTGATTCCAGGTGTGTTGGGAAATGCGGATTCTGCTGGCCAAGAGTCGTTCATTGCTGGACTTCTAGATTATCCTAGCTACACTCGCCCTGAGATGTTCCAGGGGTGGAGGGTGCCTCCTGTCCTGCTCTCAGGTGATCACGCTGAAATTCGGAAGTGGCGTGCTGTTACCGCCTTGGAGTTAACGAGACAGAGGAGGCCTGATCTGCTAGGGCTTCCTCTCGGAATGGCCGGGAAAGAAGCTGGGAAGGAGTGCCCTCTGGGCTGA
- a CDS encoding peptidyl-prolyl cis-trans isomerase — protein MFNAIRKRQHTLITSVSILAIFACILYFHTYANSIDSAAKVASIYGRGITRTEAYRLSENYSLAVMLGLYDFLEMLGGRNGGPSMDDESATISEFALNQLIIQHEAKALAVAVPDRQVAQAIRKCSLFQKDGDFDVAKYREFIKKQLVPRAMNGRLLGNLFRNSLQAARVRRIVSGSVAISDQEVLRSFRVYQKEDLQVIKFDFPKYAAKARVTADQILELYTKEAENLRTPEARSVRYAVFKIPDEKRLLRGKARMSALQKVADQVDAFMETLTKGRIPFEKAAEQAGAPVSTLPPFSDGLSDGGIFKELKRELPKLAHAISQLTKEHPYSDALEGVNNDRFYVLELLSVQPPRPLALEEARPRLQEILRTRAASKLIHEEGKAVVASIAKHLQKGKSFKEAAVLQGIKSEKISGIAPSSRASPEHSLYAEAALLLSPGEISALQKSNDGGAYAVFLTSRETIRSEEFARRKEELRAQLLQVKQILLFCEWMRTAREAANIVYRVK, from the coding sequence ATGTTCAATGCTATCCGTAAGAGGCAGCATACACTTATAACAAGTGTGTCTATTTTAGCTATTTTTGCCTGTATCCTCTACTTTCATACCTATGCGAATTCTATCGATTCTGCAGCGAAGGTGGCTTCCATCTACGGTCGAGGCATTACTCGAACGGAAGCTTACCGTCTCTCGGAAAATTATTCACTCGCTGTCATGCTCGGACTCTACGACTTCCTAGAAATGCTTGGGGGGAGGAACGGCGGTCCATCCATGGATGATGAATCGGCTACCATAAGTGAATTTGCGCTTAACCAGCTTATTATACAGCATGAGGCCAAGGCTTTGGCAGTTGCTGTTCCAGATCGCCAAGTAGCACAGGCCATTAGGAAATGTTCTCTCTTTCAGAAAGATGGTGATTTCGATGTAGCTAAATACCGAGAATTTATAAAAAAACAGCTAGTCCCACGAGCAATGAACGGACGTCTCCTAGGGAACCTATTTCGTAATTCTCTACAAGCCGCCCGCGTTCGCCGGATTGTCTCTGGATCTGTCGCAATATCTGACCAAGAGGTTCTTAGGTCCTTTCGGGTTTATCAGAAGGAGGACCTTCAGGTAATAAAATTTGATTTTCCCAAATATGCTGCCAAAGCACGTGTTACAGCTGATCAGATTCTGGAGCTCTACACAAAAGAGGCAGAAAACTTAAGGACTCCGGAAGCCCGCTCAGTACGCTATGCGGTGTTTAAAATACCGGATGAGAAGAGACTGCTAAGGGGCAAGGCACGAATGAGCGCTTTACAGAAAGTGGCTGATCAGGTAGATGCCTTTATGGAAACTCTTACTAAAGGCAGGATTCCCTTCGAGAAGGCTGCCGAGCAGGCCGGAGCTCCAGTAAGTACACTACCGCCCTTTAGTGACGGATTAAGCGATGGGGGGATATTCAAGGAGTTAAAAAGAGAACTTCCCAAGCTAGCACACGCCATCTCCCAACTTACTAAAGAACACCCTTACAGCGATGCACTAGAGGGAGTAAACAACGATCGATTTTATGTACTGGAATTGCTTTCTGTGCAACCTCCCCGTCCCCTTGCACTAGAGGAAGCACGACCTCGGCTACAAGAAATATTGCGTACTCGAGCTGCATCCAAACTGATCCACGAAGAAGGAAAGGCCGTCGTGGCTTCTATTGCAAAGCACTTACAGAAGGGGAAATCATTTAAGGAGGCTGCTGTCCTGCAAGGGATAAAATCTGAGAAGATCTCGGGCATAGCTCCGTCCTCTAGAGCATCCCCTGAACACTCCCTCTATGCCGAAGCGGCACTTCTACTTTCACCAGGGGAAATAAGTGCTCTCCAGAAGTCCAATGACGGTGGAGCATATGCAGTCTTCCTGACAAGTCGGGAGACCATCCGATCGGAGGAATTTGCAAGAAGGAAGGAGGAGTTAAGGGCCCAACTGCTTCAGGTGAAACAAATACTCCTTTTCTGCGAATGGATGCGCACTGCGAGAGAGGCGGCCAACATCGTGTACCGAGTAAAATAG
- a CDS encoding riboflavin synthase, which produces MFTGLIEEIGRVISLEKQAGGLSLSVRVPRIAPSCQIGNSVAINGCCLTVVAISKNQVEFLLLLETLSRTNLGDLQAGDHINCELPLLANGRLGGHFVQGHIDCTAHVLSSSYSGQDFWAEIEIPPAAVQYLIFKGSIAVNGVSLTIAKLKKRSFAVCITPHTCAHTNLSGLHRGVRTNLEFDMVAKYIERMQATRSTGRLAVQS; this is translated from the coding sequence ATGTTTACAGGCCTTATCGAAGAAATAGGACGAGTGATAAGTTTGGAGAAACAAGCTGGGGGCCTTTCCCTGAGTGTCCGGGTTCCGAGGATAGCGCCTTCTTGCCAAATTGGGAATAGCGTTGCTATCAACGGCTGCTGCCTAACAGTAGTGGCGATTTCTAAAAACCAGGTAGAGTTTCTCCTGCTTCTGGAAACCCTTTCCCGTACCAACCTTGGAGATCTACAGGCCGGAGACCACATCAATTGTGAACTTCCTCTTCTCGCAAATGGGCGGTTGGGGGGCCATTTCGTGCAAGGACACATCGACTGCACAGCACACGTGCTCTCCTCCAGCTACTCCGGCCAAGACTTTTGGGCTGAAATAGAAATCCCTCCAGCAGCTGTTCAATATCTGATCTTCAAAGGATCTATAGCAGTAAATGGGGTGAGTCTAACAATAGCCAAGCTGAAAAAGAGGTCTTTTGCAGTCTGCATCACCCCCCACACATGCGCACATACCAACTTGAGCGGCCTTCATAGAGGGGTACGCACCAATCTGGAGTTCGACATGGTAGCAAAATATATTGAACGCATGCAAGCCACGAGATCTACTGGTCGTTTGGCCGTCCAATCGTAG
- a CDS encoding nicotinate phosphoribosyltransferase, which yields MKRAEYGSRSLLLTDFYELTMAYGYWKNRIHEREAVFHLTFRSNPFQGGYSVACGLADAIDHLRHLSMDDAQCCYLRSLIGNDNQPLFEGDFLDYLRKMNFSCDVDAVPEGTIVFPHEPVLRVRGPIIQAQILETVLLSLIDSQSLVATKAARICLAADGDPVIEFGLRHTQGMNGGMAATRAAYIGGCVATSNVLAAMRYDIPVRGTQAHSWVMAFETEREAFQAYAEAIPNGCVFLVDTYNTLEGVRNAVWMAQRLRKQGHAAVGVRLDSGDLTHLSVEARKILDRAGCTGMAIIASNELDEHIIASLKRQRAPIRVWCIGTKLVAGHDQPALGSVYKLGAIKRKDGTWRRCIKISEHLEKMSIPGVLQVRRFQMGREFVGDMIYDETLLKASEHTIVDPTDMTRTRLMPVNATISDLLVPIFRKGKQVYQDVGIQTVRRHVKEQLQYFQPGIKQLLNPHEYPVGMELNLHRQRTNSFISMRQAAT from the coding sequence ATGAAGAGGGCTGAATATGGAAGTCGTTCCTTGCTGCTAACGGACTTCTACGAGCTGACTATGGCTTATGGATACTGGAAGAATCGCATACATGAACGTGAGGCGGTTTTCCACCTTACCTTTCGTAGCAATCCGTTTCAAGGAGGCTACAGCGTGGCTTGTGGTTTAGCCGATGCCATCGACCATCTCCGCCATCTTTCTATGGATGACGCACAATGCTGTTATCTGCGGAGTCTCATTGGTAATGACAATCAACCTCTTTTCGAGGGGGATTTTCTGGACTATTTGAGAAAGATGAATTTTTCTTGCGATGTAGATGCTGTTCCAGAGGGAACTATTGTGTTTCCCCACGAGCCTGTGCTTCGCGTCCGTGGTCCAATTATACAAGCTCAAATTCTGGAAACAGTGCTGCTTAGTCTTATTGACTCCCAGAGCCTCGTTGCTACGAAGGCGGCTAGAATTTGTTTAGCTGCCGATGGAGATCCAGTTATTGAATTCGGCTTGCGCCATACCCAAGGAATGAATGGAGGGATGGCAGCCACCAGAGCTGCCTACATTGGCGGCTGTGTGGCTACTTCTAATGTTCTTGCTGCCATGCGCTACGATATCCCTGTTAGAGGGACGCAAGCACACAGTTGGGTTATGGCATTTGAAACAGAAAGGGAGGCCTTCCAGGCATATGCAGAAGCCATACCTAACGGTTGTGTTTTTTTAGTTGATACTTACAATACCCTAGAGGGAGTGCGGAATGCGGTATGGATGGCCCAGAGACTGCGGAAACAGGGCCATGCTGCCGTGGGAGTTCGACTGGACTCGGGAGATCTCACCCATTTAAGCGTGGAAGCGCGGAAAATTCTTGACCGAGCAGGATGTACCGGCATGGCGATTATTGCCAGCAACGAGCTAGATGAGCACATCATTGCCAGCTTAAAGCGCCAGAGGGCACCCATCCGTGTTTGGTGTATTGGGACCAAACTAGTTGCCGGTCATGATCAACCCGCGTTGGGAAGTGTTTACAAATTGGGGGCTATTAAGAGGAAGGACGGGACTTGGCGCCGTTGTATCAAGATTTCAGAGCACTTGGAAAAAATGTCAATTCCAGGAGTTCTGCAAGTTCGTCGTTTTCAGATGGGCCGGGAGTTTGTCGGGGATATGATCTACGATGAGACACTCCTCAAGGCTAGCGAACATACCATTGTTGACCCCACGGACATGACTCGAACCAGGTTAATGCCCGTCAATGCTACCATAAGTGATTTGTTAGTTCCTATTTTTCGGAAAGGAAAGCAGGTTTACCAAGATGTAGGGATCCAAACGGTCCGCCGGCATGTCAAAGAGCAGCTCCAATATTTCCAACCAGGCATCAAGCAGCTTCTCAATCCCCATGAATACCCAGTTGGAATGGAACTAAACTTGCACCGACAGAGGACCAATTCGTTCATCAGTATGCGCCAAGCCGCTACCTGA
- the alr gene encoding alanine racemase, which produces MEAKALRCWTEVQLDLLAFNLRELRSRLPRKCGVISVLKADAYGHGLVEVATALRNESTAFAVACLSEAIELRKVIPDHDILILGSVLPEERQQVVGWGFIATVSSLEETVEYAKYAGVRSARVCIKIDTGMGRMGIWKEEAECCLQTLARLPGILVHSIATHLPVWEEDPVFSYQQLQWMESSRAFFRKLFPGAYLHVLSSTGILEFPDSAFDLVRPGLALYGIAVPRRHQYRLKPVLTWKTRVVNIRQVEKGRSVSYGRTYFTSKASRLATLAAGYADGYPCSLSGSSAFVLVRGRRCPVVGRVTMDSTIVDVSELSDVLYGEEVVLIGKDGEEEILASDIAGWAGTTAWEILTRIHPRRTARLFL; this is translated from the coding sequence TTGGAGGCAAAGGCATTGCGCTGCTGGACGGAAGTGCAACTAGATTTATTGGCATTTAATCTAAGAGAGTTGCGTTCGCGGCTGCCTCGCAAATGTGGTGTTATAAGCGTTTTAAAGGCAGATGCTTATGGTCACGGGTTAGTTGAAGTCGCCACGGCACTAAGAAATGAATCCACGGCCTTTGCTGTTGCCTGTCTTTCAGAAGCCATTGAGCTTCGAAAAGTTATTCCTGACCATGATATCCTCATTCTGGGGTCTGTTCTTCCCGAAGAACGTCAGCAAGTGGTGGGGTGGGGGTTTATCGCCACTGTCTCAAGTTTGGAGGAAACAGTGGAGTATGCGAAATATGCTGGAGTGCGGTCCGCGCGTGTTTGCATAAAAATTGATACTGGCATGGGGAGGATGGGAATTTGGAAAGAAGAGGCGGAGTGCTGTCTACAAACGCTTGCGCGGCTTCCTGGGATATTGGTTCATTCCATTGCGACGCATCTCCCGGTTTGGGAAGAGGACCCAGTATTTAGTTACCAGCAACTCCAATGGATGGAGAGTTCTAGGGCTTTTTTTCGTAAATTATTTCCTGGAGCTTACTTACATGTACTAAGCAGCACTGGGATTTTGGAATTTCCAGATAGTGCATTCGATTTAGTACGACCTGGGTTGGCTCTCTATGGAATTGCTGTGCCCCGTCGGCATCAATATCGCCTGAAACCCGTTCTTACATGGAAAACTCGCGTGGTAAATATACGACAGGTTGAAAAAGGACGTAGCGTCAGTTATGGGAGAACGTACTTTACCTCAAAGGCCTCGCGCCTGGCCACCCTGGCTGCAGGATATGCCGATGGTTATCCTTGTTCCCTTTCCGGAAGCTCCGCTTTCGTTTTAGTCCGTGGGCGTCGCTGTCCGGTAGTGGGGCGCGTGACTATGGACTCCACAATCGTAGATGTTTCTGAGTTATCTGACGTCCTTTACGGAGAGGAGGTGGTTTTGATTGGGAAAGATGGAGAAGAAGAAATCCTTGCTTCCGATATAGCAGGTTGGGCAGGCACTACTGCGTGGGAAATTCTAACCCGTATACATCCTAGGAGGACAGCACGTTTGTTTCTATGA
- a CDS encoding type III secretion system chaperone — MTSDTFLVGGKKVLGIGNGYIQEVTQSLAYGTVGSVNSISLQSADSELLVLLLKILGVKKPDGSLLLPINLIVDGRLPIQVHRHKSRWFVSGAVATEVSNCEGKVLSYLVSEASRVWDTLVSIMSYEKDKDMLILWRRVPRLVHQKDLESSISLFLKELEFWRAEATRAGCTGRDSFL, encoded by the coding sequence ATGACGTCTGACACATTTCTTGTCGGCGGGAAGAAGGTTCTGGGAATTGGAAATGGGTATATACAGGAAGTGACGCAGAGTCTCGCATATGGGACAGTGGGCAGCGTGAACAGCATATCTCTTCAAAGTGCAGATTCCGAGCTACTCGTGTTGCTACTCAAGATACTTGGGGTCAAGAAACCGGACGGCAGTCTACTACTTCCGATTAATCTCATAGTGGATGGGCGCTTACCTATCCAAGTACATCGGCATAAAAGCCGATGGTTTGTCAGTGGGGCGGTTGCCACGGAGGTTTCTAACTGTGAAGGCAAGGTGCTTTCTTATCTTGTGAGCGAGGCTTCCAGGGTATGGGATACCCTGGTAAGCATTATGTCCTATGAAAAAGATAAAGACATGTTGATCCTGTGGAGGCGGGTTCCGCGCCTTGTGCACCAGAAGGACTTGGAATCAAGTATTAGTCTGTTTTTGAAAGAGCTTGAATTTTGGCGTGCAGAGGCCACTAGAGCTGGTTGTACGGGGAGAGATAGTTTTCTATGA
- a CDS encoding phosphoribosyltransferase: MQLPYRNRRAAGRILARSLSRYRGQPDVVALGLFRGGIPVAYEIALALNVPLAVCLVRKLCTPEHPELAVGAVASEGVCVLNPAIGSVLTPQTALLRKLAERELKQFARQYQILPSPSISSMSTLGGKIAILLDDGLATGTTMHAAVRVIRHQYKARYCVVAAPVASLEACSSFRNEADEIICPAMPYPFYSVGQFYEDFMQVTDEEAQDLLALAAQRGGIRSVNVARHEEG, encoded by the coding sequence ATTCAGCTTCCTTATCGTAACCGCCGAGCGGCTGGTCGTATACTCGCTCGGTCTCTCAGTCGGTATAGGGGCCAGCCGGATGTGGTGGCTTTAGGACTGTTCAGGGGGGGAATTCCGGTAGCCTATGAAATTGCTCTCGCCCTCAATGTTCCACTAGCGGTCTGCCTTGTGCGCAAACTCTGCACGCCGGAACACCCAGAGCTTGCCGTTGGAGCGGTTGCTTCTGAAGGTGTATGTGTCCTTAATCCGGCTATCGGTTCTGTACTTACTCCACAAACGGCGCTTCTAAGGAAGCTCGCAGAGCGAGAACTGAAACAATTTGCAAGACAGTACCAGATTCTTCCTTCTCCTTCTATATCCTCCATGTCCACTCTTGGGGGAAAGATAGCCATTTTGCTCGACGATGGTCTTGCCACAGGTACAACTATGCATGCGGCCGTTCGAGTAATTAGGCATCAATACAAAGCACGTTACTGTGTTGTGGCAGCCCCTGTTGCCTCTCTAGAGGCCTGTTCTTCATTTCGAAATGAGGCCGATGAAATCATTTGTCCTGCCATGCCATACCCTTTCTACAGCGTAGGTCAATTCTATGAGGACTTTATGCAAGTAACGGATGAAGAAGCTCAAGATTTGCTGGCCCTGGCAGCTCAGCGAGGAGGAATTCGTTCTGTGAACGTGGCAAGACATGAAGAGGGCTGA